A window of Sphingobacterium sp. SRCM116780 contains these coding sequences:
- a CDS encoding SusC/RagA family TonB-linked outer membrane protein encodes MKISTFLMFAFVTGVQAEGIAQKVNLNLKNVKVEDALSAIGKQTKHRFLYSDDVTKGAKLISLNLKNASLEDALQEVLSENNYSYKIIANTISVNAANTKNIVNNELQQSVSGTVRDKDGKGLSGATVSVKGGSISTQTDENGNFRINAAGNAILIVRYVGYAGKEVSVGGRSTVSVVLESNDQKIDEVVITGLGGKIDRQNFTGATAKVNMKDVELGGMPDPSRSLEGRVAGVSVQNTTGTFGTAPKIRVRGATSIYGSSKPLWVVDGIIIEDVNDVSSDALSSGDALTLISSAVAGLNANDIESFQVLKDGSATSIYGARAMGGVIVITTKKGAAGRNSFNYSGEFTSRGIPTYNNFNIMNSQEQMSFYQFLQQRGWLNLSDLSVASESGVYGKMYQLINSGQLENTETARNSYLREAEYRNTDWFKELFSPTIMQNHSVSMSSGTDKAQYYTSLSAIDDAGWAKQSGVKRYTAMLNASYNLFDNLKFNILSNGSYRNQRAPGTLGQSIDVVSMKVKRDFDINPYQYALNTSRTLDPTQSYTRNYAPFNILTELDNNYMDINVGDYKFQGELSWKVVKQLELTAMGAMRYQQTSQQHYIKDYSNQALAYRSMETTVIRDRNPYLYTDPDNPYAVPVSILPSGGIYNRQDYKMSSQVFRFNFNYNNTFNEVHKLYAFGGAQVNNDVRNNERYRGWGIQYELGEIPFTDYKVFKQGQERNTEYFNINNTRNREVAFFGQANYTYDNRYTVNGTFRYEGTNRLGRATSARWLPTWNVAGLWNVHNEKFFKDLNSPINTLALKASYSLTADRGPSSVTNSKAIYQSYNPWRPNTVDKETGLEIDQLENSMLTYEKKKELNIGASIGMFGNRMAIDVDYYTRKQHDLIGEINTQGLGGEITKYGNIAKMNSHGLEVSLAGTIISNDQFSWTSNFIFTRAVNKITEMENHKRVVDLISGNGFGIQGYPVRSLFSIPFERLDVNGLPIYKGPDGNTTTGINFQESDNISYLKYEGPTEPTTMGSYSNIFGYKNFKLNVFFTYSFGNVVRLDPVYKTKYTDLTATTREFYDSWTVPGDELITNVPVILDTRFDRNNNEYEYAYNAYNYSTVNIAKGDFIRLKDLSLSYDLPKHVVNSFKLASLGFRFNVTNLWLVYADKRLNGQDPEFINSGGVALPIPRQYTLTVRMGL; translated from the coding sequence ATGAAAATTAGTACTTTTTTAATGTTTGCTTTTGTTACCGGTGTCCAAGCTGAAGGTATTGCACAAAAAGTCAATCTTAACCTTAAAAATGTTAAGGTTGAAGATGCATTATCAGCTATTGGTAAGCAAACAAAACATCGTTTTCTTTACAGTGATGATGTGACAAAAGGAGCGAAGCTCATTAGTTTAAATTTAAAAAATGCAAGCCTTGAAGATGCTCTTCAAGAGGTGTTAAGTGAAAACAACTATTCTTACAAGATTATTGCGAATACGATATCTGTAAACGCTGCAAATACAAAGAATATTGTTAATAATGAACTTCAACAATCAGTATCTGGTACTGTCCGAGATAAAGATGGTAAAGGACTGAGCGGTGCTACAGTTTCTGTTAAAGGGGGGTCAATTTCCACGCAGACTGATGAAAATGGTAACTTTAGAATTAACGCAGCTGGGAACGCCATATTAATCGTTCGTTATGTTGGGTATGCGGGGAAAGAAGTATCTGTTGGAGGTCGATCAACAGTATCTGTTGTGCTTGAAAGTAACGATCAAAAAATTGATGAAGTTGTCATTACCGGATTGGGAGGAAAGATTGATCGCCAAAACTTTACGGGAGCAACCGCAAAAGTTAATATGAAAGATGTAGAGCTGGGAGGGATGCCTGATCCAAGTAGATCTTTAGAAGGTCGAGTAGCAGGTGTTTCAGTTCAAAATACAACCGGAACATTTGGTACTGCCCCTAAAATTCGTGTACGTGGTGCTACTTCTATCTATGGTAGTTCTAAGCCTTTATGGGTTGTAGATGGAATTATTATCGAAGATGTGAACGACGTTTCTTCTGATGCGCTTTCTTCTGGAGATGCATTGACACTGATTAGTTCTGCTGTTGCTGGATTAAACGCAAATGATATCGAATCCTTTCAAGTGTTGAAAGATGGCTCTGCAACCTCTATTTATGGTGCTCGCGCCATGGGGGGTGTAATTGTTATTACAACTAAGAAAGGAGCGGCTGGAAGAAATTCGTTTAATTATTCAGGAGAATTTACCTCACGAGGAATTCCAACATATAATAATTTTAATATTATGAATTCCCAAGAACAGATGTCTTTCTACCAGTTCTTACAACAAAGGGGTTGGTTGAATCTGTCTGATCTTTCCGTAGCTTCCGAAAGCGGGGTTTACGGCAAAATGTATCAATTGATTAATTCTGGTCAATTGGAGAATACTGAAACTGCTCGGAATTCTTATTTACGTGAAGCTGAATATAGAAATACAGATTGGTTTAAAGAATTGTTTAGTCCAACAATCATGCAAAACCATTCTGTAAGTATGTCTAGTGGTACCGATAAGGCGCAATATTATACATCTTTAAGTGCAATAGATGATGCTGGATGGGCAAAACAAAGTGGAGTAAAGCGTTATACAGCTATGTTAAATGCCAGTTATAATCTTTTTGATAATTTAAAATTTAATATTTTATCAAATGGATCATATCGAAATCAACGTGCTCCTGGTACTTTGGGGCAAAGTATTGATGTGGTAAGTATGAAAGTCAAGCGAGATTTTGATATCAATCCTTATCAATATGCGCTGAATACCTCACGAACATTAGATCCTACACAATCTTATACTCGAAATTATGCTCCATTTAATATCCTAACAGAATTGGATAACAACTACATGGATATTAATGTGGGTGATTATAAATTTCAAGGTGAGCTTTCTTGGAAGGTAGTAAAACAGCTTGAGCTTACGGCAATGGGAGCTATGCGTTATCAACAAACTTCGCAACAGCATTATATAAAAGATTATTCAAATCAGGCTTTAGCTTATCGTTCGATGGAGACGACAGTAATAAGAGATAGAAATCCTTATTTATATACTGATCCTGACAACCCTTATGCTGTGCCAGTCTCTATATTACCTTCTGGAGGTATTTATAACCGTCAGGATTATAAAATGTCTTCTCAAGTTTTTAGGTTTAATTTTAATTACAATAATACATTTAACGAAGTTCATAAATTATATGCATTTGGAGGAGCTCAAGTAAATAATGATGTTCGTAATAACGAGCGGTATCGTGGTTGGGGAATTCAATATGAGTTGGGAGAAATTCCGTTTACTGACTATAAAGTATTTAAGCAAGGTCAAGAGCGTAATACAGAATATTTTAATATTAATAACACACGCAATCGTGAAGTTGCTTTTTTTGGTCAGGCAAATTATACTTATGACAACCGATATACCGTTAATGGAACGTTCCGTTATGAAGGAACAAACCGTCTCGGTAGAGCTACTTCGGCACGTTGGTTACCAACTTGGAACGTAGCAGGTCTTTGGAATGTACATAATGAAAAATTTTTTAAAGATTTAAACTCACCAATTAATACGTTAGCTTTAAAAGCATCTTATAGTTTGACCGCAGACAGAGGACCTTCATCTGTTACAAATTCTAAAGCAATTTATCAAAGTTATAATCCATGGAGACCTAATACTGTTGATAAAGAGACAGGGTTGGAGATTGATCAATTGGAAAACTCTATGTTGACTTATGAGAAGAAAAAGGAATTAAACATTGGTGCTTCCATTGGCATGTTTGGAAATAGAATGGCTATTGACGTCGATTATTATACAAGAAAGCAACATGATTTGATCGGTGAGATAAATACGCAAGGCTTAGGAGGGGAGATTACAAAATATGGTAACATTGCGAAAATGAATTCACATGGTCTGGAAGTGAGTCTTGCGGGTACTATCATAAGTAATGATCAATTTTCTTGGACTTCTAATTTTATTTTTACTCGCGCAGTCAATAAAATTACAGAAATGGAAAATCACAAACGTGTTGTTGATTTGATTTCAGGTAATGGATTTGGAATTCAAGGGTATCCAGTAAGATCTTTATTCTCGATACCATTTGAAAGATTAGATGTCAACGGTTTACCTATTTATAAAGGACCGGATGGAAATACGACAACAGGTATTAATTTCCAAGAGAGCGATAATATTTCCTATTTAAAATATGAAGGACCGACAGAACCTACTACAATGGGAAGTTATAGCAATATCTTCGGATATAAAAATTTTAAACTTAATGTATTCTTTACCTATTCATTCGGAAACGTGGTACGTTTAGATCCTGTATACAAAACGAAATATACTGATTTGACAGCTACAACGCGAGAGTTCTATGATTCTTGGACTGTACCAGGTGATGAGCTGATTACGAATGTTCCGGTCATATTAGATACTCGATTCGATAGAAATAATAACGAATATGAATATGCATACAATGCGTATAATTATTCTACTGTAAATATTGCAAAAGGCGATTTTATACGATTAAAGGATCTTTCATTAAGTTATGACCTTCCTAAACATGTCGTTAATTCATTCAAATTAGCATCCTTGGGCTTTCGGTTTAATGTAACGAATCTTTGGTTGGTTTATGCAGATAAACGATTAAATGGACAAGATCCTGAATTTATAAATTCAGGTGGGGTTGCTTTACCGATACCAAGACAATATACGTTGACTGTTCGAATGGGACTATAA
- a CDS encoding FecR family protein yields the protein MESKAFIIAEIIKKSLVEELTKEESAVLEDWKNLNHENKKLYDSFKQSQTIKNDLDMLNHIDTNQAWTNLEKKQGHVKKVNSGFNFKIWIPLVASCLVLCFYFFNSYQKKSLKNTKFIAIQSSKHKNDIKPASTNAVLVLDDGESFDLSSINRENISSNIKLADDELKYVKGINEGSEPKYNTLIVPKGGYYKIELSDGTKVWVNAMSKLKFPEFFTQGERRVQLDGEAYFEVAKDPTRPFIVHANKTDIKVLGTHFNVNVYDNKVRTTLEEGKVEVSVDDRSILLQPGEFSESAEGMLNKGIANLEKDLAWHNNEFYFKKDNIQSIVNQLSNWYDLEIKFDKNVKRNKIITGSIDRNVPLSQVLEMLEYVSDLKFKISDNQLIIENK from the coding sequence ATGGAGAGTAAAGCATTTATCATAGCCGAAATTATTAAAAAATCATTAGTTGAGGAATTAACTAAAGAAGAAAGTGCCGTGCTCGAAGATTGGAAAAACTTGAATCATGAAAATAAAAAACTGTACGATAGTTTTAAACAATCCCAAACGATAAAAAACGATTTGGATATGTTGAATCATATTGATACAAATCAAGCTTGGACTAATTTAGAAAAAAAACAAGGGCATGTTAAAAAGGTAAATAGTGGTTTTAACTTTAAAATTTGGATTCCATTAGTTGCTTCTTGTTTAGTTTTGTGTTTCTATTTTTTCAATTCTTATCAAAAAAAATCTCTAAAGAACACAAAATTTATAGCTATTCAATCATCTAAACATAAAAACGATATTAAACCAGCTTCTACTAATGCTGTGTTAGTACTGGATGATGGTGAAAGTTTTGATTTAAGCTCGATCAATCGTGAGAACATTAGCAGTAATATTAAACTCGCAGATGATGAATTAAAATATGTAAAGGGAATTAATGAGGGAAGTGAGCCCAAGTATAATACCCTAATTGTTCCTAAAGGGGGATATTATAAAATCGAATTATCAGACGGGACTAAAGTGTGGGTAAATGCGATGTCAAAATTAAAGTTTCCTGAATTTTTTACACAAGGAGAACGTCGGGTTCAATTGGATGGAGAAGCTTATTTCGAAGTTGCTAAAGATCCTACTCGTCCATTTATTGTTCACGCAAATAAAACAGATATTAAAGTCTTAGGTACCCACTTTAATGTAAATGTTTATGATAACAAAGTAAGAACAACATTGGAAGAGGGAAAAGTAGAGGTATCTGTGGATGATCGTTCTATTCTACTACAACCTGGGGAGTTTTCAGAATCTGCAGAAGGGATGTTAAATAAAGGGATCGCAAATTTAGAAAAGGATTTGGCTTGGCATAACAATGAGTTTTATTTTAAAAAGGATAATATTCAATCCATTGTAAATCAATTGTCTAATTGGTATGATTTGGAGATAAAATTTGACAAAAATGTTAAACGCAATAAGATCATTACGGGTTCAATTGATCGCAACGTACCTCTTTCTCAGGTGCTTGAAATGTTGGAGTATGTGAGTGATTTAAAATTTAAAATATCAGATAATCAATTAATAATCGAAAACAAATAA
- a CDS encoding putative monovalent cation/H+ antiporter subunit A, whose translation MLFTVLLGLITSSLIVPFGKFIKTKLGITLAFIPLLLFLYYLQYIPLINLGKSYTQHISWIPSLGINFDFRLDGLSLLFSLLITGIGTCIFFYAKSYLKNDPYIDRFFGYLCMFMSAMLGLVLSDNIFLLFTFWELTSISSFFLIGFSNENSASRKSALLALSVTGLGGFFLLAGLVLLGNIAGTYSISQLVDKAQFIQGHQLFPFILGLVLLGAMTKSAQFPFHFWLPGAMKAPTPVSAYLHSATMVKAGVYLLARFFPILGGDPYWTYSLMIIGGVTMLYGAFHSLFRTDMKGVLAYSTISALGILVFLLGLGTPQAITAATVFIVVHALYKATLFLITGIIDHETHTRDLSVLHGLRKVLLPVAIAGFLAALSSAGLPLTFGFIGKDLIYEATLHSEQHLTLYLTAAVVLTNILLVSAGFMAGIKPFIGVLPEKFEKIHLPAKSLWIPPFLLAFLGLVFGCFPDIIGNWIAQPTVNSIMKVTSDFHLKIWHGFNTVLLLSVLTLVVGTFIFFLNKPSERKLKWIEKLNYIAPKSIFQGVYNTIYNFSTRYSNYFHNGYLRSYLLKIILFAEVLLAYQLYLGGPLHIDWELLSSISIYEAITILILIGAVILTLSTSSRLTAVVSTSIIGYGICLIFVFYSAPDLAMTQFTIDTLTVVLFVLVLFRLPPFLNLANKKVLIRDAVVAIVFGIILAMVALRVLHVPTNIAVSEFYGKNSYLLAKGRNVVNVILVDFRGFDTMFEIIVLTIAALGVYSLLKLRLKSSEKE comes from the coding sequence ATGCTATTTACTGTTCTGCTAGGACTAATAACATCGAGCCTTATTGTTCCGTTTGGCAAATTCATTAAAACCAAACTTGGGATTACTCTCGCATTCATTCCTTTATTATTATTTCTCTACTACCTCCAGTATATTCCTTTAATTAATTTGGGGAAATCCTATACACAACATATTAGCTGGATCCCTTCTTTAGGAATCAATTTTGACTTTAGATTAGATGGCTTATCTCTCTTATTTTCTTTATTGATCACAGGAATAGGAACTTGTATCTTTTTTTATGCTAAATCGTATTTAAAGAATGATCCTTACATCGATCGTTTTTTCGGGTACTTATGTATGTTTATGTCTGCTATGCTTGGGCTCGTCTTATCAGACAATATTTTTCTATTGTTCACTTTTTGGGAATTGACAAGCATCAGTTCATTTTTCTTGATTGGGTTTAGCAACGAAAATAGCGCTTCTAGAAAAAGTGCTTTACTCGCATTAAGTGTGACTGGATTAGGCGGTTTTTTTCTACTTGCGGGATTGGTTCTTCTCGGAAATATTGCAGGAACTTATTCTATTTCACAACTTGTAGATAAAGCACAATTTATCCAAGGGCATCAATTGTTTCCTTTCATATTGGGACTTGTTCTCCTTGGAGCAATGACTAAATCGGCACAATTCCCCTTTCATTTTTGGCTCCCAGGGGCGATGAAAGCACCAACACCAGTCTCTGCTTACCTACATTCTGCCACAATGGTAAAAGCTGGAGTTTACCTGCTTGCGAGATTTTTTCCAATCTTAGGAGGTGACCCCTACTGGACATATAGCTTAATGATCATTGGAGGTGTTACCATGTTATATGGCGCCTTTCATTCTCTTTTCAGAACAGATATGAAAGGCGTTCTTGCTTATTCTACCATTTCCGCTTTAGGAATTTTAGTCTTTTTATTAGGTTTAGGAACTCCGCAAGCTATTACTGCAGCAACGGTATTCATTGTTGTTCACGCCTTATACAAGGCAACATTATTTTTAATTACAGGCATTATTGATCATGAAACTCATACGAGGGATTTATCTGTTTTACACGGTTTAAGAAAGGTGTTATTACCTGTCGCAATTGCTGGTTTTTTAGCGGCTCTGTCAAGTGCTGGTCTCCCACTAACCTTTGGATTTATTGGAAAGGATTTAATATACGAAGCAACACTACATAGTGAACAACATTTGACCTTGTATCTTACAGCTGCAGTAGTCTTAACAAATATTCTCTTAGTGTCAGCTGGTTTCATGGCCGGTATTAAGCCATTTATAGGTGTACTTCCCGAAAAGTTTGAAAAAATACACCTCCCAGCAAAATCACTATGGATCCCCCCTTTTTTACTGGCTTTCTTAGGACTAGTTTTCGGTTGTTTCCCTGACATTATTGGCAATTGGATTGCACAACCAACGGTGAATAGTATCATGAAGGTCACTAGCGATTTTCATCTTAAAATTTGGCATGGATTCAATACAGTTCTTTTATTAAGTGTACTGACACTCGTTGTAGGCACATTTATTTTTTTCTTGAATAAACCAAGTGAACGAAAACTAAAATGGATTGAGAAATTAAATTATATTGCTCCAAAATCCATTTTTCAAGGCGTCTATAACACGATCTATAACTTCTCGACACGCTATTCCAATTACTTCCATAATGGATACCTAAGATCATATCTATTAAAAATAATCTTATTCGCAGAAGTTCTCCTTGCTTATCAACTCTATCTCGGTGGACCCCTTCATATTGATTGGGAACTATTATCATCAATAAGCATATATGAAGCGATTACTATACTTATTTTAATTGGAGCAGTTATACTAACCCTCAGCACTTCTTCTCGATTAACGGCTGTTGTTTCAACGAGCATTATTGGATATGGAATTTGTTTAATTTTTGTTTTCTATAGCGCTCCTGATTTAGCAATGACCCAGTTTACCATTGATACATTAACGGTTGTACTCTTTGTACTTGTGCTTTTTAGATTACCACCATTCCTCAATCTTGCCAATAAAAAAGTATTAATACGAGATGCTGTTGTCGCAATTGTATTTGGAATTATTTTAGCAATGGTTGCGCTTAGGGTATTGCATGTGCCAACGAATATTGCAGTTAGTGAATTCTATGGTAAAAATTCTTACTTATTGGCAAAAGGTAGAAATGTTGTTAATGTCATTCTTGTTGACTTTAGAGGATTTGATACTATGTTTGAGATTATCGTGCTTACAATTGCAGCACTAGGTGTTTATAGCCTATTAAAATTGCGTTTAAAATCATCCGAAAAAGAATAA
- a CDS encoding RNA polymerase sigma factor, with protein MESDFNKLLFEQHYKSLCHFAWKLCGDIVEAEDLAQDAFIAYFKNKEHISSHEIAIKQFLYTSIKYAFLNVKRKEKVEEKYWSATPFSEQSVDSFELNIIHSEVLAEVHNIVNSLPIGCQVIFKMGYFEGLSNQEIAKELNISVNTVKTQKQRGLKIVKSKLHPEFLPFFLLFYSLLQ; from the coding sequence ATGGAGAGTGATTTTAATAAACTGTTGTTTGAGCAACACTATAAAAGCTTATGTCATTTTGCTTGGAAACTCTGTGGAGACATCGTTGAAGCAGAGGATTTAGCTCAGGATGCTTTTATTGCCTATTTTAAAAATAAAGAACATATTTCTTCTCATGAAATTGCCATTAAACAATTTTTATATACTTCTATTAAATATGCATTTTTAAATGTGAAAAGAAAGGAGAAAGTAGAAGAAAAATATTGGTCCGCAACTCCTTTTAGTGAACAAAGTGTTGATTCTTTTGAGCTGAACATCATTCATTCCGAAGTTTTGGCAGAAGTTCATAACATTGTAAATTCATTACCTATTGGTTGTCAAGTTATTTTTAAAATGGGTTATTTTGAAGGATTAAGTAATCAGGAAATTGCTAAAGAATTAAATATTAGTGTAAATACGGTTAAGACTCAAAAACAACGCGGATTAAAAATAGTTAAAAGTAAACTTCACCCTGAATTTTTACCTTTTTTTTTATTGTTTTATTCCCTACTTCAATAA
- a CDS encoding Na+/H+ antiporter subunit C, with protein MELLLILLIGILYATGIYLILRRSMVKLLLGIMLLGNGTNILIFLLGNITKGKPPIIKDGLKVFQDIYADPIPQALILTAIVISFGLTSFAIVLLKRVYALINTDDLDNLNTPEDEDI; from the coding sequence ATGGAATTACTACTCATATTACTCATAGGCATATTATATGCTACAGGAATCTACCTCATATTAAGAAGGAGCATGGTTAAATTACTCCTGGGTATCATGTTATTAGGGAACGGAACAAATATTCTGATTTTCCTATTGGGGAATATTACTAAAGGAAAACCCCCAATCATCAAAGATGGATTAAAAGTGTTTCAAGATATATACGCAGATCCTATCCCTCAAGCCTTGATTTTAACGGCTATTGTTATCAGTTTTGGTTTAACCTCCTTTGCTATTGTATTATTAAAGCGTGTCTATGCATTGATTAACACGGATGATTTAGATAACTTAAACACCCCTGAAGACGAAGATATATGA
- a CDS encoding Na+/H+ antiporter subunit B, whose protein sequence is MKSTILQTASKYLLPILLLFSFFLLLRGHYYPGGGFVGGLVASIAFVLHSFAHGTTETMKILRYKPLSLLPIGLGISAFSMFLPAIFGFPVMTGLWLEQPIPVIGMIGTALLFDLGIYLVVIGVVLTILFSISLSSD, encoded by the coding sequence ATGAAAAGTACAATTTTACAAACAGCTTCGAAGTACTTACTTCCTATACTACTTTTATTTTCCTTCTTTTTACTCTTACGGGGACATTATTATCCTGGAGGAGGATTTGTTGGTGGTTTAGTTGCTTCTATTGCTTTTGTTTTGCACAGTTTTGCCCACGGCACAACCGAAACCATGAAAATATTAAGATATAAACCTTTGTCCTTATTACCAATTGGATTAGGAATATCTGCTTTTAGCATGTTTTTGCCAGCTATTTTTGGTTTTCCTGTTATGACCGGTTTATGGCTGGAACAGCCAATTCCAGTTATCGGTATGATTGGTACAGCACTACTTTTTGATTTAGGCATTTACCTCGTGGTTATTGGTGTTGTATTAACAATTTTGTTCAGCATTTCATTAAGTTCGGATTAA